Proteins encoded together in one Ammospiza caudacuta isolate bAmmCau1 chromosome 27, bAmmCau1.pri, whole genome shotgun sequence window:
- the ASB16 gene encoding ankyrin repeat and SOCS box protein 16 gives MAHESFAFSPSALRSLRLQRELLERDDRRRALARASTERRLLPATPPSPPRRRQVCRDPAVHNALYAGDLRRVQSIFSDEATANVVLETVSEELVWSPEQGLWVLSPRRQHTSALRIAAARGYEDCARHLLLRGAAVDAVVGGRAPLHDSAAAPHPNCARLLLAFGADPNVLSAEGSAPLHLCTAPHSLRCAELLLAHGAQVNLGTRDRQVTALHVAARQGLVAHVELYLHHGADPSVRTHQGETPLNAAAAAAERPEDSERFLRVAERLLEAGAEPGAAGRKGHTPLHNACANGHPGMARLLLRHGADATVPNGAGDTPMDCALCAVREYRQQRPEETLTLLLDHGALPAHPKMLRLCCQHPPALEVMLNAYDRVPPADGWVEAVPAELWEEHQEFYASAVRMAGQPRRLQHLARVAIRRHLGARCRAAVPRLALPPPLRRYLQLPIEGLIS, from the exons ATGGCCCACGAGTCGTTCGCCTTCAGCCCGTCGGCGCTGCGCTCGCTGCGGCTGCAGCGGGAGCTGCTGGAGCGGGACGATCGGCGCCGGGCGCTGGCCCGGGCATCCACCGAGCGCCGCCTCCTGCCCGCGACGCCCCCGAGCCCCCCCCGGCGGCGCCAGGTCTGCCGCGACCCCGCCGTGCACAACGCGCTCTACGCCGGGGACCTGCGCCGCGTCCAGAGCATCTTCAGCGACGAGGCCACGGCCAATGTGGTGCTGGAGACGGTCAGCGAGGAGCTGGTGTGGTCACCGGAGCAGG ggctgtgggtgctgagcCCCCGCCGGCAGCACACCTCCGCCCTGCGCATCGCCGCCGCCCGCGGCTACGAGGATTGTGCCCGGCACCTGCTGCTGCGGGGCGCGGCCGTGGACGCCGTGGTGGGCGGCAGAGCCCCCCTGCACGACAGCGCGGCCGCCCCCCACCCCAATTGCGCCCGCCTGCTCCTGGCCTTCGGCGCCGACCCCAACGTGCTGAGCGCCGAAGGCTCTGCCCCGCTGCACCTCTGCACAGCGCCCCACAGCCTCAG GTGTgcggagctgctgctggcgcaCGGGGCGCAGGTGAACCTGGGCACCCGTGACCGGCAGGTGACAGCGCTGCACGTGGCGGCGCGCCAGGGGCTGGTGGCCCACGTGGAGCTGTACCTGCACCACGGCGCCGACCCCTCCGTGCGCACCCACCAGGGCGAGACCCCCCTGaacgcggcggcggcggcggccgagcGCCCCGAGGACTCGGAGCGCTTCCTGCGCGTGGCCGAGCGGCTGCTGGAGGCCGGCGCCGagcccggggccgcggggcgcAAGGGCCACACGCCGCTGCACAACGCCTGTGCCAACGGGCACCCCGGCATGGCCCGGCTGCTGCTGCGCCACGGCGCCGACGCCACCGTCCCCAACGGCGCCGGGGACACCCCCATGGACTGCGCCCTGTGCGCCGTGCGCGAGTACCGCCAGCAGCGCCCCGAGGAgaccctcaccctgctgctggaCCACGGAGCCCTCCCCGCGCACCCCAAG atgctcaggctgtgctgccagcacccgCCGGCGCTGGAGGTGATGCTCAACGCCTACGACCGCGTGCCCCCCGCCGACGGCTGGGTGGAGGCCGTGCCCGCCGAGCTCTGGGAG GAGCACCAGGAGTTCTATGCCTCGGCCGTGCGCATGGCGGGGCAGCCGCGGCggctgcagcacctggcacGTGTGGCCATCCGGCGTCACCTGGGCGCCCGCTGCCGCGCCGCCgtgcccaggctggcactgccacccccccTGCGCCGCTACCTCCAGCTGCCCATCGAGGGGCTTATCTCCTGA